The Syngnathus typhle isolate RoL2023-S1 ecotype Sweden linkage group LG1, RoL_Styp_1.0, whole genome shotgun sequence genome includes a window with the following:
- the gmpr2 gene encoding GMP reductase 2, with protein sequence MPRIENDIKLDFKDVLLRPKRSTLKSRSEVDLLRRFTFRNSKGSYTGIPIIAANMDTVGTFEMAKALNNFAVFTTVHKHYSVEDWREFATEHPECLENLAVSTGTGEADFQKMSAILAAVPRLRYICVDVANGYSEHFVHFVKDVRQKFPSHTIMAGNVVTGEMVEELILAGADIIKVGIGPGSVCTTRKKTGVGYPQLSAVIECADAAHGLDGHIISDGGCTCPGDVSKAFGAGADFVMLGGMLAGHSESGGETIEKLGKKYKLFYGMSSEVAMKKHAGVLAEYRASEGKTVEVPFKGPVEVTMRDILGGVRSTCTYVGAAKLKELSRRTTFIRVTQQLNTVFGNDG encoded by the exons ATGCCTCGCATTGAGAATGACATCAAGTTGGATTTCAAAGATGTGCTACTCCGGCCCAAGCGCAGCACCCTCAAATCCAGGAGTGAG GTGGACCTGCTGAGGCGCTTCACGTTCCGGAACTCCAAGGGCAGCTACACGGGAATCCCCATCATTGCCGCTAACATGGACACAGTGGGCACCTTTGAGATGGCCAAGGCGTTGAACAAC TTTGCGGTCTTCACCACCGTCCATAAGCATTACTCCGTGGAGGACTGGCGGGAGTTTGCGACCGAGCACCCAGAATGCCTCGAG aACCTTGCGGTCAGCACGGGCACCGGCGAGGCGGACTTCCAGAAGATGTCGGCCATCTTGGCTGCCGTGCCACGCCTACGCTACATCTGCGTGGACGTGGCAAACGGCTACTCGGAGCATTTCGTGCACTTTGTCAAGGACGTGCGGCAGAAGTTCCCCTCGCACACCATCATG GCGGGGAATGTGGTGACGGGAGAGATGGTGGAGGAGCTGATCCTGGCCGGTGCCGACATCATCAAAGTGGGCATCGGACCAG GCTCCGTGTGCACCACTCGCAAGAAGACGGGCGTGGGCTACCCTCAGCTCAGCGCCGTCATCGAGTGCGCCGACGCGGCCCACGGGCTCGATGGCCACATCATCTCG GACGGGGGATGCACTTGCCCCGGCGATGTCTCCAAGGCTTTCG GTGCCGGCGCGGACTTTGTGATGCTGGGCGGCATGCTGGCGGGCCACTCGGAAAGCGGCGGCGAGACCATCGAGAAGCTGGGCAAGAAGTACAAGCTCTTCTACGGCATGAGCTCCGAAGTGGCCATGAAGAAGCACGCCGGCGTCCTGGCCGAGTACAG AGCGTCTGAGGGCAAGACTGTGGAGGTGCCCTTCAAAGGTCCCGTGGAGGTGACCATGCGAGACATCCTGGGCGGGGTGCGCTCCACCTGCACCTACGTGGGTGCGGCCAAGCTGAAGGAGCTGAGCCGCAGGACCACCTTCATCAGGGTCACCCAGCAGCTCAACACGGTCTTCGGCAACGACGGCTGA
- the cideb gene encoding cell death activator CIDE-B, translating into MVSTRGAKSTMRLLKLTLLLLSHTSEKKRLAMDATSSLIKSVTKRVWSAPQRPFRVRGPNREAKKGITAGTLEELKERVCQALSLVTLVSLVCEEDGTEVDSDDFLATLPDNAAIVALEPGQTWRPPSGASVSRCQDKSKSKTGKDIASVTLDLYKMNPKDMFGSLSVKATFQGLYSVSADFQCLGPKKVLREALRVASALLNAAGHLLITSASVIRRVIEGVELWQPPQRAHLN; encoded by the exons ATGGTCAGCACTCGAGGAGCAAAGTCCACGATGCGCTTGTTAAAGCTGACACTGTTATTGTTAAGTCACACCAGTGAGAAGAAGCGACTCGCAATGGACGCAACGTCGTCATTGATTAA GTCGGTAACCAAGCGAGTGTGGTCGGCGCCCCAGCGTCCGTTCAGGGTTCGCGGTCCCAACCGAGAGGCCAAGAAGGGCATCACGGCCGGGACTTTGGAGGAACTGAAAGAGAGG gTCTGTCAGGCGCTGTCGCTGGTTACTCTGGTGTCCCTGGTCTGCGAAGAGGACGGGACGGAGGTGGACTCGGACGATTTCCTGGCGACGTTGCCGGACAACGCCGCCATCGTGGCCCTGGAGCCCGGTCAGACGTGGCGACCTCCGTCG GGTGCCTCTGTGTCCCGATGTCAAGACAAGAGCAAGTCCAAGACGGGAAAAGACATCGCCAGCGTCACCTTGGACCTATACAAGATGAACCCCAAGGATATGTTTGGCTCTTTGAGCGTGAAGGCCACTTTTCAGGGCCTGTACTCGGTCAGCGCCGACTTCCAGTGTCTGGGACCCAAAAAAGTACTCAG agaGGCCCTTCGCGTGGCCTCGGCCCTCCTCAACGCCGCCGGACACCTGCTCATCACTTCGGCCTCGGTGATCCGCCGCGTCATTGAGGGCGTGGAGCTTTGGCAGCCCCCGCAGAGGGCCCATCTAAATTGA